ACGGCGATCTACGTCAAGTAAATTAACTTTTCGCAATGCGCGATCTAGAGCAACATCAACATAAGCCCCTTTATGAATCTCTCGCAGGGCAGTAAATGCTAATTGACGTGGGGAAATCATGGGAACTAGAATTATAGGACAGGCTAGAAGCCCATCCTACAAGAGAAAGTTTAACCCTAACCAAGAATTATGCTATCAACTTGAACAAGTTCAAACTCACAAGCTCTAGAAGTAGGTTCTACAGAGAATGGTTCAAAAGTTACAAGTGGTAAAAGTGTAGGATTTTGCAATAATTCTTTTGCAAGCAAGAATCCAGCAATTGTCCAAGTTTGATATTTTCTCGCTTGTTTCCCAATTAGCCGACCTTTCTTACCGTCATAATACTCTGGCCATTCATCATAATGCAGCCTTGCTTGTGCAATTTCAAGAGCTCTATTTGCGAGTTCCGGTCTATTTGTTTTCACAGATGCTGCTGATAACAACCATAATAAAACAGGCCAACTGCCGCCATTATGATAAGACCAGGGTATGTTTTTGGGGTCACATCCAGTCACAATCTTATACTCTTCGTCTTTTAAAGCAGGGAAACAAATTTTCACCGGCATATCTCCTATTAAGTCCTCCCAACGTTCGTCGAAGAGATTCATGATGGCTTGTGATTGTTCTTCACTCGCAAGATCTGAGATGACAGCCACTAAATTTCCTAGAGTAAAGAAGCGAGTATCTAGCTGAGACGGTCCAACATTACCAACAAGATAACCACCTTTTCTTGGCAACCACTTGTCCAACTCATAGTATGGCAGAGAATCAGCATAGATATTGAAGAGGTTTACTGCTCCTTTGCCGTACTCTTCACTCTTGAAGCGATAAATTTTGTTCAAGCAAGTCAAATCCATCCAATAATGCTGGCGGATGTGAGCGCGTAAGAGTGGTAAGCGGTTATCAATAGCTTCCACAATATCTTCATTACCTTGGCAAATCAGGAGTTCTCTTGCTGAACGTAATGCAGCAAAAAATAAAGCCTGAATTTCCAAAGGATGACCGTAAATACCCATACGACGGTCTATCATACAAGCACCGTCTGGAACCAATAAGGTTGGGTACATATCAAACCTTGTTGCCAAGCACAGTTCCATAATTAACCGGATACCGTGTTGAAATTCAGGTTGATAAGCTAAAGAAAAATCTTTTGTAGCCACTACATAAGCACGTAATAAAATCACCCACCAGAGGCAAGAATCTACTGGTGTGACTCGAGCAATAGCATGTTCGCCAAAATCGGGTTCTAAATATTCTTCTCCATCCTCAGAGACAACTTTGAAGCTAGCTGGCATCAGCCCCCGACCAGGCTTATAAGCATTTAATTGCCTTTGCTTGGGCTGCAACTTTAAAGTTTCTTCTAAAAAATTACGAACAATATCTGTTCTTCCTTTAGTCAGAAAAATTAGAGCTGATGAGACAAAATCGCGAACAAAACATTGGTCATAATTTAACGCTACTACTGAGCTATCGTAGGCAGCTACTGTCCCTACAGGACGCCCTTTATAGTAAAGAATGGAATTTTCTAACGCTTTCCAAGCCTCTTTCTCTATGTTTTCAATTGGAACAAAGTCATCTAAATACATTGCGAGAACAACTCCGTTGGTTTAGTAAATGAGTAGTTTGAGGTATTATGGTATCTACTACTATTTAGATCATAACAATGATGATTTTTTCAATAGCAAATACAACAATCTGCTGAGGATTAATAGCAGCAGTAACAGCTTAAATTACTGCTCTTTTGGCAGTATAATTGACAGTTTTTTGCTTTTTTAAATAAGCTTCCTGTTAGTTAAAGCTGTTTTTTCATATCAAACGATCGCAGAAAACTTAGTTATCAATGATATATTGTTACGTTCAAACGTTAGAAACATTTTTTACTTAACAAAAACATACCTTAAAGGATATGCAATCATTGAATGAATTAGGGTATTTATTTAAGTAAAATTACTTAAATAGATAAAGTTTATTGAGAACTAGAATGAAATAATATGTCCATGCCTATAGATAAGAATCTATAACGAATTTTTGTAGGATGCAATATGATTTTTAAAGTTCATAACTCTTCGGGCTGAAAAAAATACATATTTTACCTCAAATATCTTGAATTAGGGATTTTAGGGACTAAGATAGTTCTATTTATTTTCGCCTAACTGCTTCTTTCCTAATTGGAGATTACTTGTTAACAGAGATCTGTTTTTTCTGTCAAAAGTTCATTGCTAACAGTGGATGATTTGCTGATACTTCAGCATCACTGTTAATTTTGAGGCTTTCCTTCAACTACAACTGCAAAACCCACCAACAGTTATCTGTAGGCAAAATTGCAATAATGACAACAATTGATGGAGGTTAAACAAGATAACACAGTTTTGAGTGTAGATGTTACCTGCAAAGCTCGGTAGCAGGTAAACATATTTATCGTTCTTTTCAAAGATATTGCGATGGGAGTTCATCTCTTCCACCATAAAGATAGAAGAAACCCATTGTACAGCTTTTCTTAAATACAAAATGTGATATTGAAGCCGACAGCTAAATCGTGAATTGTGCTATCCAACCAATGTTTGGGTAGAAGTAGTACAAGCGCTCTTTCGACTTTGGCTATGCAACATTTTGGTAATGGAGAATAAAAACTGTAGCTAACTACACAGATTTTACACCAGATGCACCTGTTGGGCTATATCAACAATATAAATTTTTAACAATTCTCAGTAGTCTACTAGTAAATTTATACATTGAGTATAGTTGACGATCTCTGTAATACCTCAGTCATAATCCAGTAAATATTCCGGATTTCTGTTAAAGTTTTTGTAGAATATGATATTAAATTTTTTAGATCTACACAATCAAGAAGATTTAAAGTCCGATTTTACTTTCAAATCTTCCTTTTGTTCTTTAACCAGGCGTCATAAGACTCTCGGTTAATATGTAGAATAAATAATATTTTTGTTACACTCAACAGCGAGCGAAAGCTTAGGTATGGAGAGTGTAGATTATTTGTATTAGTAACAGTATATAGGACTCTTATTTGATTTATAAAGCTTGTGTGCGGCATAGCCCTACCTACAATACTGAAATTTTTGCATAAATCATTTATGATTCTTATATATAGAGGAATTCTTCTATAAAAAAGTCGTAAAAGTAAGAAGATTAATTTATTTTTTTAGAATGAATTAACTTAACTAACCTACATTTGTATTTATTACATTAAAATGTGTGATAAGTAGGTTGGCAAGAAAACATACAACTATGTAATGAAATGTAAAATCTCTATATTCGATTCGTAGTTGCGCCGATCGCGAAGACAGCGCAACTACGAACCAGTAACGCTTGTTTGCGCTAACTTACTTAAAAATGTATAAAACCATAGCAGTTCGATTTGTCAAATTCACAAAAAGATTGCAAAAGTCAAATCCATGTTAAAAACTTCTCTGGCTGAAAAAACTTACTCTGTAGAAAATTTACTCAACCTGTGGTTGCAGCGTTTTACACTTCATAAATTTTCTCTATCCATAACAAATACACTAGCTTATGATGATTTATTAAAAGCTAATTCATTAAAAGGTAGAGCCATTACAGCCGCAAAGCTAAAGGATACAGTATTAGATGTCAACTGCCAAATGGCATGGATTCAAACAAAAGATCTTTATGGTTATATTCCTAACATTCTGGATTTAAATGAAGCGAGGCGAATAACTCAATTTGCCTTTCGCGTATACCGGAAATTACTAGAGGTTTATCAACAACATTCTATAGATGAGACTGTACATACAGCAGAACAGAAAACCTCTCTACCCATATGGGGAATAGCAGAACTGGAACAGTTATTATACGAACTAGAACCAATATTAATGGTCTTTCAGGAACAACATGTAATATCCAAAGACTGGCGTGCGCTTGGTTTTATGACTTCGCAGTTGAACTTCAGCAACCAGTTAATCTTAAAAAGACTTGCACCAGCCGAAAAAGTTCTGCTGACTCCCTACCTCAAGTTTGTTGAAGAACAAGTTGCAATGCCTTGGCAAAGAGTTTGTAATTCTGCAGCCCAACACGAGCAAAACTCACCGATGATAGCACTTGTTGAACAAATGCTACCTGAATCTGAGAACGTGGCTCGAACTGTTTACCGCCGACTAACTGAATTATTGCCTAACTATCAAAGCCGTAGGGGTGCGTTAACACATCCAGGAATTACGCACTCCTGTCTTCGCGACATGAATATGTTCCAAGCCTACCTCTGGCTGTGTTTGTTAGAAAGAAGTGTTGCACCGATGAAACATGAACTCCTTCCTTTATGCGTGATGGTTGTTCAAGGTGTAGAAATTCCCTGGGAGTTGACAGAACAATGGTGTCAAATTCTGGGAGAAGAAATTGCCAGCCGTATTCAGCCAGAACAAAGAGATATCCTAAGACCTTACACTCAAGCACTGCAGCAAATATTTTTTGAGGAACGCGAGCGTTTGCGTTTTCCATTGGCAATAGAAGTTGACGCAGCTGATTCCCCAGTATCCAACTGAACGCTACCGCACTAAGAAAAGATAGTTTTTCCATCAAAGCGCAACAAGGTCGATCTCACACTCGGCGCTAGAGATTTGAAGATTTCAGCAGTGTTACGGGGAATAAAAACTTTCGAGAACATGATAATCACAAACAGATTACCCGAAGGCAACAGACCACCAAAACCCAGTACAGACTTGATGTTAAATGGAATCACAAATGACTCCTGGGCCGGAATGTAGGGACTGCCTTTTGCTACAGGCACATAAAATACGTTAAGTTTTTTTTCCTCAGAACCTACCATAAGTTGGCGATCGGAATTGACGATCATACTGACATCCAAGCCAAACTGTTTGAGCAGTTGTGAAATCATCGGAAACTGTGCAACTACATCTTCGCTTACCAAGGGGATAATTTGATGTCCAACGGATCTGTACCTTGAATTCCATTCCGGTTTGTCACCAACTGTTGCCAACATAGTCAAACACTTCATGGTATCAGATGGAGTATAACCCAACACGTTACGGACAGACTCGCTCAGTTTCGCATCAAGATCCTGAAAAGAATGGGTTTTAAAGCAGCGAATGAGGGCGCAAACAGGAGTACTAGTTTGCTTGTCAATCAGATATTCGTAGAAATACTTAACAATTCTGTTACTGGCAGACTCCATACTTTCCACCCCCAAGCCGAGCTGGCATAGATCCAATCCAAATTCCACCATATCTGTAAATGTAAAGTTTGTTAGGTCAGGCATCTAACTACATTCCTTATATTCCTAGAGAAAAAATAATTAACTTTGTTGGGAGTGTCATTCGCTTTACAGCTAATACCTTCAACAGAAGAAAATTAGCAGTCATTTAGCAGCACTACTGGTATAACAAAGTAGTAACAGTAAGACTTACAACTGAAGTTTCAGCTATCAGGAGATTGTTTGCTTGAATATTGGAGAGAAGAACTGGGAGTATGGGAGAAGAGGGCTAGCGATCGCAAGAGGGGGAAACTTCGCCTCAGATTAATTATTATTACCGATGAACATTATAAGTATTCTTGGTGAGAAAGTAAACGGTAGCGATGTATTGACAGGCACATTCTTTTATTTTGTCGATATTTAATTGCTGACGAAATTCTTTATAAGCTTTTATGTGATTTTTACATCTTAGTCGAAACTCGCATTTATCAAGATCGATCTGCTTATCGACATTCACGACTCATCACTAATTTCCCGTTAGCAAGGCGGTAGACGCCAGTAGGTTCAAGAATTGGGTCGCCTTTTTGCCACAACTGACGTGTAGAATTGCTGAACGTGTGGGTATTTTCAACACCACGTACTGTCCCTGTAGGATACTTAGACGCGGATAAGTCTCCCGGATGGTCAGGTATGCCACCGGAACCTGTGATGATAAATGTTCCGTCGTTGCGAGAACTGCGGGCGATGCAGCTATTTGCAATAAGTGCGTTGGTGTCGATAAGATTATTAGGAAGTTCTGTCAGATTGTTTTGGATCGAAGTTGTGTCAGGAAGTAGAATTACTCCAGAAGAAATTTCACCTGTAGCGTTGACATCTACTTGTTGATTACCATCTAAAGTACGAGGTTCTGTACCTCGTGGTGCGGGGCGATAATTTTCTCCAAAAAAGGCACGGGTATTAAGAGTAATATTGCCCCCTCTTCCATCTCGAGCAAAAGCAAGAATGTCGCTGTCATCAAAGGCGATAATGGAGTTGGCTGTTAATTGAATATTGCCACCACTGCCTGTACCACTAAATACAGAGGTAAAGATGTCACTGTTACCAAACAGGCGAATATCTTGGGCTTTGATATCAACAGATCCACCCGAAGACAGTTGAGAAGATGTAAAAATACTACCATCTCTGGCGCTTAAGCGTTCATCAACACGGATAGTAATATTGCCTGCTAGACCTTGGTTGGAAGAGACGGTTGAAATGAATGCACCATCTTGAATATTTAAAGTTCGAGTTTTCAGCGTTACATCCCCTGCTTTTGCACTCGAACCAATACCAGAAGTTGCACTTCCCAAACTTGCACTCTCTAATTCCACTCTATCCGCAGTAACCTCAATGTTTCCACCGGGACTCTGCCCAAAAGTACCTGCTGATACCGTTGCCCCATTTTGTACTAACAATACAGGAGTCGTTATTGTTAAGGAACCAGCCTTTCCTGTTGCTGTTTGGTTAGCTCGAGTAAATAAACCACTGGAAAACTCACCAATACCAGATGTACCAATCAGTTGTACTTGTTTAGAGGCATTGACAGTTAAATTACCTCCTTGACCTGAGTTACGGGTACCAGCATCAATCCGTGCTCCATCCTTTAGTTGTAACACAGGAGTAGTAATTGATATATCTCCTGCATCTCCTGTTCCTTGTGTTTCTGAAAACAAGCCACTAGGTGCCAGTGTATTACCAATAGCAAAAGTACCAATCAGTTGGATTTCCTTAGAAGCGTTGATAGTCAAATTGCCACCTTTGCCTGCACTGAAGGTGCCAACTGACACCTGTGCTCCATCCTTCAGCAATAACACCGGAGTGTTAATCCTTAAATTTCCTGCTTGTCCTGTTGCTAGGAGAGATCCAGCAACTATACTGCTACCATACCGACCATCAACAGATCTGCCAATCAGTTCTACAGATTCAGAAGCGTTAACAGTTAAATTTCCACCTTTGCCCGAGCCAGTGGTGTTAACATTGACTTGTGCACCATCTCGAATAAGCAATACAGGAGTATTAATTGTCAAATCTCCCGCATTTCCAGTGCTTAGAGTTCCAGTTGCTATAGCACTAGGACCATCAGTAGAGGTGCCGATCAGTTGAACTTTTTTGGAAGCGTTGACAGTTAAATTCCCACCATTACCAAATCCACTGGTACCAGCATTAACTTTTGCCCCATCCTGAACCAGTAACACTGGCGTAGTTATTGTTAAGGAACCAGCTGCTCCTGTTGCTATTTGCTCAGATCGCGTAAATAAACCACTGGAAGACTCACCATTGCTTGAAGTGCCAACTAGCTGTACCTGTTTGGAGGTATTAACAGTTAAATTTCCACCTTTGCCCGAACCACGGGTACCAGCATTAACCCGTGCTCCGTCTTGAACCTGCAATGTAGGAGTAGTAATTGTTATATCTCCTGCGTTTCCCTTTCCTTGTGTTTCAGAAAACAATCCACTGGGAAACTTACCATTAGCAGACCCACCAATCAGTTGAACTTGCTTAGAAGCGTTGACAGTTAAATTTCCTCCTTGTCCTGTGCCGAAGGTACCAACTGAAATCTGTGCCCCATCTTTAAGTAATAACACGGGTGTGTTAATTTTTATGTCTCCCGCCTGTCCTGTTGCTGTTCTGCCTGCTAGAGCACCCAAGGTAATGCTAACGCCACTCAGTTGCACGGATTCTGAGGCATTAACAGTCAAATTCCCGCCTTTACCTGAACTACGGGTACCAGTATTAACCAATGCTCCGTCTTGAACCTGCAATACAGGAGTAGTAATTGTTATATCTCCTGCATTTCCTGTTGCTAATGTTTCAGAAAACAAGCCACTTGCACGACCATTATCAGACTCACCAATCAATTGAACTTCTTTAGAAGCGTTAACTGTTAAATTTCCTCCTTTACCTGCGCCGAAGACACCCACTGAAATCTGTGCTCCATCTTGAACGATTAAGGTAGTGGTGTTGATTCTCAAATCTCCTGCTTGTCCTGTTGCTCCTTGGGTAACTCGAACCCGTAAACCACCAAGAAACTGACCGTCAGCATATGACCCAGCGACTTGCACAGATTCTGAAGCATTGATAGTCAAACTTCTTCCTGTACCTGAGCCCG
This genomic interval from Scytonema hofmannii PCC 7110 contains the following:
- a CDS encoding filamentous hemagglutinin N-terminal domain-containing protein; this encodes MPLLSRQVIYLATLMSAIAFPQLPTFAQITADNSLPNNSQIINSNNIGTIRGGTQAGSNLFHSFSEFSVPIESVAYFDNASDIQNIFSRVTGGSVSNINGLIAANGNANLFLINPNGIIFGNNARLNIGGSFLATTASSLKFADGTEFNTTTPQNTPLLSIGVPLGLQFGENPKAIVNESGYGILSIFADFSNIPPGLKVEPGRTLGLVGGEIVLQGGALRAQDGRIELGGVGSSSFVSLTPNNSGYVLGYEGVKNFQDIRLSKGSVAFVDGNSGGSIQVQGRNVVLADGSFMSANTTGSGTGRSLTINASESVQVAGSYADGQFLGGLRVRVTQGATGQAGDLRINTTTLIVQDGAQISVGVFGAGKGGNLTVNASKEVQLIGESDNGRASGLFSETLATGNAGDITITTPVLQVQDGALVNTGTRSSGKGGNLTVNASESVQLSGVSITLGALAGRTATGQAGDIKINTPVLLLKDGAQISVGTFGTGQGGNLTVNASKQVQLIGGSANGKFPSGLFSETQGKGNAGDITITTPTLQVQDGARVNAGTRGSGKGGNLTVNTSKQVQLVGTSSNGESSSGLFTRSEQIATGAAGSLTITTPVLLVQDGAKVNAGTSGFGNGGNLTVNASKKVQLIGTSTDGPSAIATGTLSTGNAGDLTINTPVLLIRDGAQVNVNTTGSGKGGNLTVNASESVELIGRSVDGRYGSSIVAGSLLATGQAGNLRINTPVLLLKDGAQVSVGTFSAGKGGNLTINASKEIQLIGTFAIGNTLAPSGLFSETQGTGDAGDISITTPVLQLKDGARIDAGTRNSGQGGNLTVNASKQVQLIGTSGIGEFSSGLFTRANQTATGKAGSLTITTPVLLVQNGATVSAGTFGQSPGGNIEVTADRVELESASLGSATSGIGSSAKAGDVTLKTRTLNIQDGAFISTVSSNQGLAGNITIRVDERLSARDGSIFTSSQLSSGGSVDIKAQDIRLFGNSDIFTSVFSGTGSGGNIQLTANSIIAFDDSDILAFARDGRGGNITLNTRAFFGENYRPAPRGTEPRTLDGNQQVDVNATGEISSGVILLPDTTSIQNNLTELPNNLIDTNALIANSCIARSSRNDGTFIITGSGGIPDHPGDLSASKYPTGTVRGVENTHTFSNSTRQLWQKGDPILEPTGVYRLANGKLVMSRECR
- a CDS encoding glycoside hydrolase 100 family protein, with the protein product MYLDDFVPIENIEKEAWKALENSILYYKGRPVGTVAAYDSSVVALNYDQCFVRDFVSSALIFLTKGRTDIVRNFLEETLKLQPKQRQLNAYKPGRGLMPASFKVVSEDGEEYLEPDFGEHAIARVTPVDSCLWWVILLRAYVVATKDFSLAYQPEFQHGIRLIMELCLATRFDMYPTLLVPDGACMIDRRMGIYGHPLEIQALFFAALRSARELLICQGNEDIVEAIDNRLPLLRAHIRQHYWMDLTCLNKIYRFKSEEYGKGAVNLFNIYADSLPYYELDKWLPRKGGYLVGNVGPSQLDTRFFTLGNLVAVISDLASEEQSQAIMNLFDERWEDLIGDMPVKICFPALKDEEYKIVTGCDPKNIPWSYHNGGSWPVLLWLLSAASVKTNRPELANRALEIAQARLHYDEWPEYYDGKKGRLIGKQARKYQTWTIAGFLLAKELLQNPTLLPLVTFEPFSVEPTSRACEFELVQVDSIILG